The Calliphora vicina chromosome 3, idCalVici1.1, whole genome shotgun sequence genome contains a region encoding:
- the LOC135953505 gene encoding adipose-secreted signaling protein, with protein MSQGATTIDQAGGDHHVHFDVATLKDDFESDSCVTYQRSGDTIVVSLGFLQVNHRYMIDLKLPTNLFSDMGSSLNQFQPDVTTVPNLHCRITEFTGFKHDEHDFYEMKIEFFAYKEKLLRETLHIVNSNNDKEVLKLVIAARVLGKGKGTPMLRNGIHCIGMEKDEESEASDFSGFGQGS; from the coding sequence ATCACCATGTGCACTTTGATGTCGccaccttgaaagatgatttcgAATCGGACAGTTGTGTAACGTATCAACGTTCGGGCGACACAATAGTTGTAAGTCTGGGCTTTCTGCAAGTCAATCACCGATACATGATTGACCTAAAACTACCCACTAATTTATTCAGCGACATGGGCAGCAGCCTGAATCAATTTCAACCGGATGTCACAACAGTTCCTAATCTACATTGTCGTATTACCGAATTCACCGGCTTCAAACATGACGAACATGATTTCTACGAAATGAAAATCGAATTTTTCGCCTACAAAGAGAAACTATTGCGCGAAACACTGCACATTGTGAATTCGAACAATGACAAAGAAGTGCTTAAGCTGGTCATAGCTGCTCGAGTGCTGGGCAAAGGCAAGGGCACACCCATGCTACGTAATGGCATACACTGTATAGGCATGGAAAAGGATGAAGAATCGGAGGCCTCGGATTTTTCTGGCTTTGGCCAGGGTTCATAA